In Labrus bergylta chromosome 5, fLabBer1.1, whole genome shotgun sequence, the genomic window GCATATCTGCcaaacagcagaaagaagaagtaaccatggcaaccactggCGGACTGAGTCcttcctgctaactgtggatgtttttgttctttctgagacgccaacatcGACCCCACTTCCTGCGTCCTCATtcaccgtgcagctcagaggagggAACGGGCTCGTGCGGCGCAGATACAACAGGAGCCGTGTAGAATGACGTCATGTAGCGTTCATCATCTACCGCAGACCGTACACATTAATCAGTGGAAAGTATCGTACTCGGATACCGTGCCCGAGTCTGcatgaagaggtggtctcgggcACGGTATCCGAGTACGATGCTTTACACTGATATATTGATACAGacttttggggatttttttttcctcggaTCCGGACCcgatttgatcattttaaatcGTGTGGTATCAAAACGTGTTTAAGTATAAAACATTGTCGACCACTTGATGTCCGTGTGAACCTGAGATTTATTTCAGCTTCAGAGTGtcagtcaaacaaaaacagatgaaaaagtCACTTTGtactttaataaataaataaataaataatctttgTGCAGAGCGGTTCAGAGTCTTCTCCCCGTGTCCTCCAGCTCCCTGACAGCAGAGAGTGAGGCAGCTTTTCTCTCTCATGTATGATTAACTTCTTCAGACTAAACTAACAAACTGAAGGTcgctggaggagggggggtggaggggggggagcAGCTGCTGGAACCATTGGTGTTCTCAtacctctcctctccccccccccgacaGAATGAGGATCTGATCCAGCTTCAAACTGTTCTGTGCTTGTCCAGTCCGACCTCCTACAGAGAACGATAACTAACATCTGGACGTTATAGAAATATACGTTAGTCCAGTTTTTACAGCTGTCACAGGACAACAAACATCTGCTCTGTCTCACAATCACCATCAAACACTTTGCACACCCAAACTCATCaccctgtgctctgtctctggtcacttcctgtcagcacctgtgctctgtctctggtcacttcctgtcagcacctgtgctctgtctctggtcacttcctgtcagcacctgtgctctgtctctggtcacttcctgtcagcacctgtgctctgtctctggtcacttcctgtcagcacctgtgctccgTACCatcaagaaccatcacaagaaccatcataagaacccaggaaacacaagaaccatcacaagaaccatcaccagaactatcacaagaaccatcatgagaaccatcataagaaccatcacaagaaccatcacaagaaccatcataagaaccatcaccagaaccatcataagaaccatcacaagaaccatcataagaaccatcataagaaccatcacaagaaccatcataagaaccatcataagaaccatcacaagaaccatcataagaaccatcacaagaacccaggaaacacaagaaccatcataagaaccatcataagaaccatcacaagaaccatcataagaaccatcataagaaccatcacaagaaccatcataagaaccatcacaagaacccaggaaacacaagaaccattataagaaccatcacaagaaccatcataagaaccatcacaagaaccatcacaagaaccatcactagaaccatcacaagaaccatcacaagaaccatcactagaaccatcacaagaaccatcacaagaaccatcacaagaaccatcataagaaccatcacaagaaccattacaagaaccatcacaagaaccatcataagaaccatcacaagaacccaggaaacacaagaaccatcataagaaccatcaccagaactatcacaagaaccatcataagaaccatcacaagaaccatcataagaaccattataagaaccatcataagaaccatcacaagaaccatcacaagaaccatcataagaaccattataagaaccatcactagaaccatcataagaaccatcacaagaaccatcataagaaccatcacaagaaccatcacaagaacccaggaaacacaagaaccctcacaagaaccatcataagaaccatcaccagaaccatcacaagaaccattacaagaaccatcataagaaccatcacaagaaccatcacaagaaccatcactagaaccatcacaagaaccatcacaagaaccattataagaaccatcacaagaaccattataagaaccatcacaagaaccatcacaagaaccatcacaagaaccatcacaagaaccattataagaaccatcataagaaccatcataagaaccatcacaagaaccattacaagaaccatcacaagaaccattataagaaccatcataagaaccatcacaagaaccatcacaagaaccattataagaaccatcataagaaccatcactagaaccatcactagaaccatcataagaaccatcaaaagaaccatcataagaacccaggcaacacaagaacccaacaacacgagctgagaccaagaggagcaaagatttaaaaagatgtaagaaactaaaagagatcaaagagagcagcaataagaaggtaagagcagtaaacaAGTGGtcaaaggataaaaaaaaaaactataatattaataaaaataaaaagtaaatataaatataaaacatgaatagacaaagtaagataagaaatgaccaagttaaaacttaagaggagttaagataagagcataaataaaagtaagaagtaaaagaagataaaaacagtgaaatcagTAAAGTCGATGTTACAGTGTGAGAAACATTTTGATCTGAAAGAGACTTAAACTGTGttcaatattaaaatataaactaTGAGTCTGTGCAGCTGGTCAGCTGGTCAGGTGTCATGACGTAACGTGTGAGGCACGTTACCCAGCTGACAGCGTGTTAATAACACTCATTATTAACCTGCTGATAACATCAAAGTGCTGCAGGTAGACACCGACACGAGCACGAGCTCACCGACACGTTGTAAATGTCACCGCGGTCACAGGTGAAGGAGTCTCGTGACGGTTTGAGTACCTACCCCCTCCAAGACTGGCACGCGGCCGCTCTCACGCGCAGCATGTTTTCACGACAGGTGAAGCGGGAAATAGTAAAGCGGGAAAAGCCTCAGGAGGTGACACCTGCAGCAGAGTCTGAATAAAGTGGGTGATATCGATCCGGCTGCTTCTCCTCCCAGAGAGTCTGTGTGAGTCCATCCGGACCGAGCGACCTCCAGCAGGGGGGGAGACTGTTTGTTCACGACGCTGCTTTCCCGCTCATTATCCGAAAACATTCCCCACGTGACGCATAATCATTAATAAAAGTAATAATTACTGAATTATGACTTAGAAGACagtttgcttttctttgtttaaactgGAGATGTACGTCGGGGTGTTCCCCCCACGCAGGATGTTAAATGGAACCTTCCGCAGGCGGGTTCGCAACCGGCCAATCAGCAAACAGGAGAACAtcctcagccaatcagatgtcgTGTAGACAGTTCAGAAGGCAGTTCTATTTTTGAGCTGCATGTTGACCTTTCGACCGAGTCTCCACAGCGAGAGGAAAATAACAACGAggttttattataataaaataaataaagtaaaggcCTGAACAAATGATTAATAAAGCAAGGTAATAATTAAATCATCAAAATAAACAGTTAAATATAATGACTATAAATACCTGCATCTTATCCTTGATTAACTggtaatattaataataataaactgtatttatttaacacTTTTTAACACATGactatatcaaaataaaaagagaactgTGAGGAAGAcagtgattaaaataaaaaacagctttcTTTGAGCTGCTGCCATCAGGAAAATGGTTCCAGAGCTTAAAAGGCAGAACCAACAGACTTCCTACCACAAGCTGTTAGATTGCTGAACTGCTGATCTGGTTCATGCACATTACTGCACTTCAGGCTTAGCCTTAGTTgtagttttaaatttgaaatatcTCAGGGATTATAGTCATTAGCACCTAATTTACAGGCTGTTATGGACATTTTACACGGAGAACAATGGGATgtaggtgtgtgcgtgtgtgtatgtgtttgtgtgtgtgtattttaatagtcttatttttttttgcatcctgatGATGAGAAACACTCTCTTATTTTGCTTGCACTACTGTTGTATGTACAactaaatgttgattttttattttttggacaactaaatgttgatttttaacttctatttttgaTACTTATATTCccatcccctgttttctggagctgctgtaatgcacaaatttcccccacggggatcaataaagtttatctttatgaCAATAAAgctttgaaattgaaattgaaattgaaataaacaacaaaagaacCACAAATAATagaaatgaaaaagtaaataaaaaaacaaaaatgagcatcaaagataaaacattcaaacgaTCAGAGGAAACAGATTAAAACCTTTCATTTGAACTTGAATCTCACTTAAGGACTATTTCACAATAACTGGTGAAATATACaattttaagtcatttcaaatttgtttttgGAGGGCATCTTGCGACCCCCAGGGGGTCCAAACCCTtcctttgggaaccactgataTAGCCTACttgtataaaatgttaaatgtgttaTAAAGTAAATGATGTAACAGGGAAAAGAAGAcgatacaaacacaaaatgatgatgatggaatAAATAGGCAGAAGCATGTTTTCTGGTATTACATACATTACACTCTTcttaaaatttaaattaaaaactttggtgttaatattttattataccaataattaaacattttattttgtctgcaCAAACTCCTCTCACTGAGCTGCATGTAGAAAAACCtgtaatgaaacaaaatgaccaCAAGGTGGAGCTATAAACATTTGGCAGAGCAAGCACCCACTCTACTTTATGATCTTTTTAAATGACGTCACAGTCCCATAAAAACgtgacatttattttgaaaaattaatTTACAGAAGCTTTTGAAGGCAATAAAGATCTTTAAAATCTGACCCGAAGTcgctgctgttttcaaagtaatttaaaatgatgaaatgatgaaacATCCACATATCTGTTGGCAGATCGTTATAGTTTCAGAATATCTCTAAAGATAATGAACCTGATGATggtcaaaatatatttattaaagtTCAGAGCCGTCAGCGCTCAACAAAGAGCCTCCCGACACCACTGAGGGGGTCTCCCTCCTGACACCACTGAGGGGGTCTCCCTCCTGACACCACTGAGGGGGTCTCCCTCCTGACACCACTGAGGAGGGGTCCCCTGTGAACTGATCCCCACCTTCACACTTCAGACATGTTGTTGTGTCACACAGACGTTCAGAGGTAATATCTTCAGTGGTGCGGTGAAGCTTTCTAAAGGTAAGAGATACAGTACCCGCGAATCCAAAAAGCTAAAGTATGGAAACATCGTCTcagtgaaggtgtgtgtgaaggtgtgtatgtgtgtgttagtatcaggatcagagaacgacagctctcctctgttccagtccagattcactctgatcctctgaggcTTCTTCTGAACTACAACAGTGGATTCAGCTGATGGTGAGACCGCTACGTATCCTTCATGTAACTCTATTCCCCAGAATCCAGACACcatgtttctcttcctctggaCAGACACGCCCACTCTCCAGTATGAAATGTCTCCAACCTggacgtcccagctgtgagtccctgagttaaagccctcagagcccaggacagACCAGGAATCTTCAATcctctctggattatcaggaagctgctgcttctctgctcctctcacacaggtcagatcttcagacagggTGAGTTCTGGATGAGcagtgtttgggtccagaatgaccggactgtaggagaccatgtccttcatcttgttccagatgttgaagctcaggttgcccaggtgtttggcctggtctatcagagctcctgagggcagctgtggatcctccagcagggggcgctgctggactctttccactgcagccttgtagtttttcaggaatgagacgtcttcagctctcagctcgtcctctgtgtctctgactgtgtgtgaaagagctgctatctctctgctcagagcctccatctcctccttcatcctctgactcttctgctcctcttcctccctcagtgcacacagcctgACCTCCTCTTCGTcttctagaaactggtgaagcttcttaaactgctctttaatctgcctctctgtgtgtcgagcctggacctgaatgtgatctgctgtttttatcaaACTTTACTTTAACTCGTTTCAGAATCCTTCAGCTTCTCCTTAAAGGGCTCCAGAGCTTCCTGAAGTTTCTTCCTGTGATCCTCTGAAGCCTCTCCGATCTCTCTTCAACAAGTAGGCCTCACACATGGTCTTCAGCGCCAGGCTTACTGTTGGATTTTTGTTTGACGATATTCTCTTACAAACTGGACATTCCCGTTTGTGTTCTTCCGCCCTCACCAGATCTGCACGCAGTCTCTGCAGAATCTGTGGTTACATGGCAGGATGACAGGATCTCTGTAGACATCCATGACAGACCGGGCAGCAGAGATCCTCTGGTATGGGAGCCATTTAATGTCAGAGTGaagctgaaaaaaaagcagaaagtaCATTCAGTCATGGCTCGCTTACCAAATCCTTTCATGCCACTGATGGTAACTTTATGATTTTAGACTGTTAGTAACACAATTTGGCAAAATATTCATCTTCTTAGTGTGATTCTTTAAGgactcaaaaataaagatttatgtaccaaaatcacaatttaaagttCCTTAAAAACCTGCATGCAACTCTCAAAcgctgtctaacttgcaaaaatacatttattagcAGTCCATTTCGACGTGTGCACGAGGTTTCgcttcatattttttatttattcacaacTGAGAGTACGACCATTAGCATGTTGAGCATGTTAAGATTACTATGTACTTAAGCCCCCGCCTCTGATTAGGAAGAGAGCCAATCATAGATTTTGATTTAAAAGGtgggccaatcagatttcaagggcgGGCAAGCCTACCCCTCTGACACGCCCCTGACCCATGTCTCTGCGTTCATtgtgggaggtgggggggggggcgattCTTAGATTGTCTAGATTCTTAAGTGTGTAGCCTAAAATAACCGTTTAGATCCACTTAGATTTAAAGCAACAGAACCGATTAGCATGAGTAATAAAGTTAATAAGATCGATTAAAGGGATGGTGATATGCACATCACATATGTGTAGGGTACGCTCATTAACAGCAGCAAGAGGGAAGATACGCCTGCACACTTCCTCTATTGCCACAAGATCACTGAACTGAATCTCAACATCCCGACAGAGAAGACGTAGAGATTCAGAGTCATATACTAATTTGTCTTCATTCAATCTTTCTGAAAGGTCACACATGACgttaaatcctcttctccatgttcctctaactctaacatgtgtctttAGTCCGtccacaaaccccccaatgatgagaaaagtccatcctctccgtcttcttgcctgctccacttttcagaaaatgtgtgctcaacaggccatttggagattttcccttcatgacatcacaaagggcagtagcccctcccccaggtgggtgacactcccacagctaggtgtttgttctgccctctgagtctgccttctcaccgtaaacaataggacatggagcgagaaagactgagtacacccaagcccgtccagagaggggggcgtggtcagacacagctcatttacatatttaaaggtacagacacagaaacagcctgttctgagcagggctgaaatagaggggtttatagacatgatcaaatacaggatcagagtggatttagaacaagaaacttaacacacattgttttgaggagctctgagacttatttacactgaagaagaggaggaggatatgtcacctttaaagtaAATAACTTTAGAATttaaaagagagtgagagagagagaggggacactACACCTGATCCTTATGCTGCTCAGTCAGGAAAACGATCCAAAACTTTGTCCAAGGTCATACAGTTGTTCAGTTGTTCCACCAGGTCTTGACACCCCTGATGCAGGTCGAGTAGACTCCGTGATCAGATCTTTGATTCACAGCTGAAGGAAAGATGGCCACCCCCTTGTCCTCTGTGAGAGCTCTGAATAATCAAGTTCCTAAGGGGATGTCAAAGTTGCTCAGAACTTCTTCTCTTGagcagagaccgagacaagatgCTCCGTCACTCAATGTGAGAGGGTGAATCTGATCTGAGAGAACCAGCAGcgtttcctcttttctgtttatctttaaACTGCCGCTGGTTacaccctcctctctctctctctctctctctctgtctctcctctctccctcttgtctctctctctcctctctctctccctcatctgtctctctcttcttccctctctcttcctcctctctctctctctctccctctctctctcctctctctggtctctctctttctctccctctctccctctctctatctctctccctctctctctgtctctcctccctctctctctctctttctcctctctctcttctctctctctccctctctctctgtctctctctctctctctctctctctcctctctctctctccctctctctctccctctctctctgctctctctctccctctctgtctctctctctccctctctctctctctgtctctccctctctctctccctctctgtctctctctctcgctctctctctctccctctctctgtgtctctctctcctcttccctctctctccctctctctctccctctctctctgtctctctctctctgtctctctctctccctctctctctctgtctctccctctctcctctctctctccctctctgtctctctctctcgctctctctctctccctctctcctctctctctcctctccctctctcccttctctccctctctctctccctctctctctctccctctctctctctctctctctctctctctctctctctctccctctctctctccctctctccctctctgtctctctctctccctctctccctctctctctctccctctctccctctctctctctctctcctattaAACATACATGGTAAGCACACGTTTAGCAATGTACGTGTCACAGTCCTAGAGGAAGCACTTTTCTTTGGGACCGTGCACAGTGAGGGAACGTTTTCTGATTTGGAGACACTCCAGTCATGTTTACATGTTCATGTGGAGAGAGTGATAACTGAACATATTTCACCTTGATGCATTCCATGACAGACTAAGCCGCATTCCTTCAGCCGGCATTCCTTCAGCCGCACTTCATTTCAAACAATCACATGAATGACTGGTTTTGCACAGCTCTGTAGGAGTGTACTTTAGTCTGTTGACGATCTTAAATTGCCCTTAGCTTTAAAAATCAGTTAGTCATCACATTTATGGTTTATTGGTAGATTTCCTTTTGAACTGTGGACTGAAAACACACCTCTGTGATACAAGAGGAGCAACACCATTGGTCAGAGGCAGTGTGCCCAGAGCTCCACACCTCACCTGGTTAGCCTGagacaaaacaggaaacagttatTTATCTCTTAGAGACACacaggctgagagagagagacagaatcaCCTTCTGAGCAAACTCCTGACTTTTAGTTCAGCTACAGAAGAGAAGAACTGCAACACCTGCTGACCCTCCACACTCTGACGGTGAGTCTGAAACTCAAAGTTTCAAGTTGCACTTGCAGTGACTCCGTGTACTTTCTGTGTTCAGCTTCACTCTGACACTAAATGGCTCCATACCAGAGGACGATCTGTGCTGCAGACCACAGGAAGAAACTTCAGGAAGCTCTGGAGCCTTTTAAAGGAGAAGCTGAAGAATTCTGAACGAGTTAAAGGATTGGTAAGCAAGCATGACTGATGtactttctgcttttttttcagcttCACTCTGACACTAAATGGCTCCATACCAGAGGATCTCTGCTGCCAGGTCTGTGAGACCCTCTACAGAGATCCTGTCATCCTGCCATGTAACCACAGATTCTGCAGAGACTGCGTGCAGATCTGGTGGGCGGGGAAACACAAACGGGAATGTCCAGTTTGTAAGAGAATATCGTCAAACAAAAATCAGACAGTAAGCCTGGCGCTGAAGACCATGTGTGAGGCCTACTTGTTGAAGAGAGATCGGAGAGCTTCAGAGGATCACAGGAAGAAACTTCAGGAAGCTCTGGAGCCCTTAAAGTGAGAAGCTGAAGGATTCTGAACGAGTTAAGTAAAGTTTGATAAAACAGCAGATCACATCAGGTCAggcccgacacacagagaggcagattaaggagcagtttaagaagcttcaccagtttctagaagaggaagaggaggccaggctgtgtgcactgagggaggaagaggagcagaagagtcagaggatgaaggaggagatggaggctctgagcagagagatagcagctctttcacacacagtcagagacacagaggacgagctgagagctgaagacgtctcattcctgaaaaactacaaggctgcagtggaaagagtccagcagcgccccctgctggaggatccacagctgccctcaggagctctgatagaccaggccaaacacctgggcaacctgagcttcaacatctggaacaagatgaaggacatggt contains:
- the LOC136179316 gene encoding nuclear factor 7, brain-like; amino-acid sequence: MKEEMEALSREIAALSHTVRDTEDELRAEDVSFLKNYKAAVERVQQRPLLEDPQLPSGALIDQAKHLGNLSFNIWNKMKDMVSYSPVILDPNTAHPELTLSEDLTCVRGAEKQQLPDNPERIEDSWSVLGSEGFNSGTHSWDVQVGDISYWRVGVSVQRKRNMVSGFWGIELHEGYVAVSPSAESTVVVQKKPQRIRVNLDWNRGELSFSDPDTNTHIHTFTHTFTETMFPYFSFLDSRVLYLLPLESFTAPLKILPLNVCVTQQHV